The genomic stretch TTATGATGACGACAACGTGACAATAgcagtttatattaaaaattgattttagtttaaTGCAGTTTGatcatttcatattaaaattaaagataaaaaaagataaaaatcacttctgttgatcaaaattaataatcaatcaTTTAATTCCAAATTTAACCTccctttaaaaattattataaaaacaaaaggtatcAAAATTAGATTATAACAATTGGCatcccttggttttttttttttttttttttttttgtgcttcctTGCAAAATATGTGCCATGCTTTTGTCCATTCTCAGAACTTGACCACTTTGGCCCTACGAAATTGTGTTATAACATAAGAAATTATCAAGGAAATAAATGCGCGCCTCATATTTGTTCATCATATCAAAGAACTTGATGTGTGAATCGAGGTAAAGCCTAATGGTGATAACAAAACCACTCTCATCAAGAACAAAATGGTGGAAAACAGAGACTGGAATTAGCAACAAAGTCCACCCATCATTCTTAACTCGAGCGATATTTAAACTTATAATAAGTAATACAAGACGACAAACGAGCCCACGCTGCTACCTGCCAAAACGCCTGAGGAActgcaagaagaaaaaataatggacaTCAGAACCATGGTATTTGACGCCGCAACACCATCACGTTAATGAAACTAAAGCGAGCACTAACTAATCACGGCATAAAACTAAAAAGTGGACTCGCTATACGGGGGATTAAAATACACACGTTTCTTATGTTATCCGAGCATGGTTAGCAATGGAATAAAATGAATCCAAAAGAATAACATAAGCTGAGCTCTATCAGTATCGCACACATGACAACAGTGTCCTGAAACCACGTCCATttataaaagaatgaaattaatataCTACTAGAAAGGTATGATCAAACAGTACAAGTTTGACAAGACTCGGGTGACCAACAGAGAGGCAGAAAAAAACTAGAGCCCTTTGATCATCTTATATTATGTATATGCATGTAAAATGCTCACACTACAATACACCTGCAACGCAACATTGGACAACCATGTAATAAGATTGTGTACAGTACCAATTGGATAGAACAGAAGCACATTTTGACAGTTTTGGTGGATAATGAAGCACTGGTGTGTTTAGGATACGATTTAACCCACCCCATTCACTTCCCAAAGAGATGCATTTGCAATGAAGAATCATTAGAGCATTACAATCCATCTCCAAAAGCCAATAGATTCATTGTGAGAAAATCATATTTCAAGTTGATAACCATATCCAATCTTCAAAATCATTCCCCACAAAACAACCAAAAGCAGACCAAGTGTTATTAGGTACGTTACCATCAAACTTTTAAGTTAGACACTGACCTTAAGAGGAAAATTCAAATGAAGAAACAAGACATTACAGTAATAAAAAACATGGATAACAAAAGCACTCAAATTCATGCAAAGCTATACTAGAACTACTCATCTAGATTAACACGTACAAAGAGAGTCATAATGATGATATAAAGTTATCTGTACCTCAAATGTTGCTCGGATACATGAAAACTCTAACACGAGTTCCCTGCAAATGAAACACATATTTAATACACAAAAAGCCAAGTACCCAGAAACTATGACATACCAATCACAAcagctattttaaaaaaaataccatggaCTTTGGAGGCAGGTTAGACTTGAACTTAGCTCTGACAACACCGCTGTTTCCATGAGGCCTTGTGACCTTGCCCCAAATGCAGCGATAATGGGATCCTTGCTTCTTCACCTTGGCCTTGTAGATGTATGCCATGCGCTTACCAGCATACCATGCAACTTCTTCCTTGGTGTTGACTCCCTCAATCTGGATCAGTGATGTGTTGGGATATTGGTTGGACTTCGACCTAgccatcaaaacaatattttaatctcAGACTAATCcacacaacaaaaacaaaatcctaaTTCCATTTCTGTTAAACTATATTCAATTTCTGAAACTTGAATGAAATAATTCCAATGAATCCATCCTATTCTTTACTGTACTTAGTCAATTCAAATTGCTGCAAATATAGTTATAGCTAAAACCACTAATCTTGAACtgataaaacatgttttattttgcttatCTTTCAAAAGAAGATCAAAACATTCTCTATAAACTAGAAAATGCCAGCACTTACTTGGCATCAAACCTGATGCCAATATTTCATTTAacacaacaaaatcaaacatgataGCTTCTAAACAACCAATCCCGTAACCTAAAtgcccttaactttcttttcttattcagATTTCTCCGTAAGCAAACAGAGTGAATAAAATACACATCAAGAAAACACACATAATAAATTCACAGAATATAAAAGCTAAGCTATAGTTATTACCTCTTGTAACCCAAGATTGTGCCTCTGACATAAAgcctaaagaaaaagaaaatatagagtgttaaaaaaaaatgcaattgttTATTAGcttaaataacaaattattaactgaaaattaaaattttgattcttttCGTGTTAAAACATTAAAGAAAGTATCGCAAACCTGACTCGCTCTCCTTGGCGTCCCTTCACCATTTTGCAACTCCGAGTCTATGCGCTCCCTCTCTCGCTAAAAGTGGCTTAAACTGTGAAGCTGTTGGGAAGTGGAAACGTAAAACCCTAATAGCTGCTGTTTCTATAAAGCGCAAACACGTGGTTGGGCCTTTAGAGTTTAGATCGAACATTAACTCAAGAAATAATCTTAATGGGCTTATGGTGTCCTTTTTCCAGTGGgctaatatgattttttttcccgtgGCCCTTtgtaagaaacaaaaatcatttgtaATGGGGCATTTGGAGTCcagtgttattttttaaattattttttattttaaaatatattaaaataatatattttttaattatttaaaatttatttttggtatcaGCATAtccaaataatttgaaaactttaaaaaaattaatttgaaacaaaataaaattaaaaaaatttattttttgttaaaaaacaaataagttcTTTATGTCCCAaggcattttatttttattccaggGAATTGGTCGCGCAGgagttgataaaaaataaagctccACGGGAACAGATTTATTTCAGgatatgtagtttttttttttcctgacaaaAAAGAGTGTGTGTGATTCTGTGAAGAGATATGACAGGAAGGAAATTGGACAAGGCATCTTTTAACGCTACATCTATTCCAAGACTGAACCCTTTATGATGACAAATGGGAAGCGACGGAGCttgtagtttaatttaattaatgtaaaatgAGGAATCTTATCGAGGCTTGATTTGCCCCAAATTCTCTTAAAAGAGAAGGATACCTCTGGGAAAGCGGCCATGGATAATGCTTTGTGTTTGCAGTGgcccttttttttaaaacctcacGAATGATTTGTGTATATTTCTACAACAAATGTTTAAGAAAAGGGGAACGAACTGACAAAAAAATTGGTTGCTCAGTAACCTTCCTTTTTCATCATCGGATTTTAAGAAAAGCATAGAACActgacaaaaaaattacaattccaAAAGGGGATGAAGTTAGAGATTGAGTATTTGTGTATATTTCTACAGCAAATGTTAGTAAAGAATAGATAATACAGCTGGTTTTGACTTCAGAAGGTCTTCTGCTACTATAGACATTGTGTTTTGCAACAATTACACTAGACACGCAGACAGTGGGCTCCCCTTCTTGGCAGGATGAACCGGGTACCATGTTCTGATAGCAGGATCACAACAGGGCAAGTCCTCAAACAACAAGGGGTGAAGTCAATGAATCTCAGCCGCCCACAGTCCTAATCactgtaaaataaaaacaatccttCCTCCTTGGAAATCCAGCCTTTCTTAGCCATCTTTCTCCAGTGAGACATGGGGTTGATCTGATCCTTTACAGCTACCTCCAGAAATCACTGTTAGCTTTTAGATTACATTTATTCAAGGACGCAAAAGGCGCTTGTCACATGTCAAGATCCTGTAACTTGCATGAGGACCCTCAGATGTGTCACGCACAGTTGCTTCCCAGCCCATGACTCTAGCTATCTGTTGAAGTTCATCCATGACATCAAGAGAGTCACGAATGTATGCTCGACCACCAGGTCTGAGCATGCGATCCATCTCAAGCATGATTGTAGACATATTACATCTGAGTCAAAGAAACAAACCACgtaaaaaagagaaggagaaggaaaaacccCCTGCTTAACCTCGATTATAAGATCTTGGGCAAGTCACAAATTGAGCAAAGAATAAGGCATACCTTTTCCTTTCAACAGAAAAGAGGCCAGCTGCATGCAATAAATCATAGGTTCTTGGGTACGTATCGAATGGTTCACACCTGATATATGAAACATCATGAGCAACAGAAGCTCATTTGAAAAAGTTCAAGAAGTATAAATTGTGAACAaacttttaaacaaaatcaattcaacaTTGCATGCATTTCTTATCAGTGAAGGGGGATAATTCAATAGGAAAGGAGGAACAGTCAAAGGCATGCATCATTATTTTCAGATGTTAATATTTACGAAAACGATCAAGAAATGGTTTCCAAAATGAGGATCCAATAAACTATATGCATCAGCTACTCTGACAGTTTAGAACAGTACCAATCGTGCATAACTCCTAGGAGTCCACGGTCATATAAAACAGGCAAGGTGTTGGACCCGCTTACTGGAACCACGTTCAAAACCCAGCAATCAAATTCTTGCTCAATCAATGCAGCCGCAAATCTaacaaaatcaacaatcaaAGCATAAATAtgacaaattaaaataaccttTTGTAATGGAACAGTGTAAGATGAGATGAATAGTAGATGGGATACCCTCCAAAGCCAGCTTTCATGTCCATTACATTTCTTAGTTTAAACTTCTTCCAGTGCCAAGCACGGACATAGCCAGCTATTGTTTCAGACCAAAACTTATTTTCTGCCTTTAATAGCTCTTTTCTGGCTATGAATGACTCGTATTGTATGCTCTGGAGTCTATCAGGTGGAGTGTGCAAGCGGGAAGGCCACATGGAAACATTTGCTCCATATCCATTCTCTGGAAGTCGACTAATACATGCCTTCAGATCAACATACCTAACATCATACAATGAAAGCTATAAGAGATGATAAATGGATAACTCAGAAGAATAAGCAAATTAACTTTTACGCAAGAACGATTGTATAAAattcttcatcaattttttaacaGCAGCTACCCTAACCGATGGGCCCAAGGGGCTCAGCTGCTCGGCTAACAGTTCTAAATACGTAACATCTGTCAAGAAAAATTAACAGTTCTAAACATGTTCTCTCTAGTTTTTCCTAAAGATATATTCCCCCAAACcacagaaagaaaacaaaaaactttaacaGCTGTAATTTGCATCAAGTAAATTACATCTATCAACAACAACCAAACTAGATGCAAGTCTGCCATCATGATAAGAGACAACCAGAAGGTACAGGCAACTATCCAGGTTAGAAATCAGTTAAGGCTGAATTATTTCATTCAGAATGAAGAAATGAAGACAGCAACCAGGAATAAATGAACCTCTCCTTCACTAGCATTTGTACGAGTTTCATTCAGACAAACTCATCTAATTCAAGAAAATGCTTCCTTCATTAGTGACACAGGATAAATTAGGCCTGTGACCAAAAAAGGATTCACAATGAGGCAGGCAGGAAAATTTGAAATTAGGAAGAATGAGATTTTTACtgtagcaagaaaaaaaatacatattgagGTGCTCCGTATTACATAGAAGAGTAATGTTAGGTATGCTAACATGTCCTTGCAATGTATGGCATTCATAGATGTGGCATCTATAACATaagaaagttttaaaattatgaagagGTTGATCCACAATTTAATGTAGTTTTTCCCATTTTTGGAGTAGCTATTGCAGATAGACACATTGTTAGGAACATAAGTATTGTTATTGGTAGCATTACTCTACACAGAATTGGTGCTTCTTTAATAGGCATCAAAAGTACTAGCAGTTTTAACTACTTAGGAAAAGGAAAACCATAAATAATAGGAAGCCCTAATTGATATTTACTTTCTTGAGTATACTAAGATTTATAACTAGTAGTAAAATTCTCAAGTACGATAGTTCCTAAAAAGATTAGGTTTGCAATAAACTAAATTGTACAGAATAAGTGACAAACTAAACTTCTCTTTCATTGACTGCATGAACTAACATTTGTTTATGAGATTCATTCTGACAAACTCATCATTTCACCAAGAAGATTTTTACAGGGAAACCAGTTTCTTCTTTGAATGAATTAGGTTTGTCAGTATGAcagttatggaaaataaaaataagaaagtgaGCAACATGCCTGATAATCTTACCTCGTTTTCTTTCAAAGAGCTGtatcaccttttttttaaatggcaaTAAATCACCTCCATTCTTCCTCTTAGTGTATTCAATGGAAAAATTGGAGAGTAATGGGACACGAAATGAAAGCTCTAGTTTCTAAAAGGGATGTCTCATTTATACTGCTAAAAAAGCCTCCTGTGCGCCTAAATCTTTTAATCACCTAAATGGCAAAATAGTCACTACAATAACACACTATATGTAGTTCACATGATAAAGTGAAGAGATAGTTATACTATCTAAGCCACATAACGAGAATTTGAAACTTCTTCGGACAGTGAACAGCACATCCCTAGTAAAGGAGTTGGAgaattttaacccaaaaaatcaTTGTGGAAGAGCTTCAACAGAAAGTCATTGCTGCATCTTTTCGAACttaatatttagttaaattCTTCACGTTATTaacaaattcatcatttgaaaaGAGAGAATTGCAGGAGATCTTTCATGAAAGAGATCACCAGGGTTTTTTAGTTTGAACAAAGCAATGTGAAAAGTATAAAGATGATATCCACTTGCAAGTGATTTCTCAGTAGAAACTTGCTCTAAATGATCAAAAAAGAGTTGACATGAGGTTAAGCATCGCtgttaaaacaataaagaaaactcACTCTTCAAGGGCTAAGGGGAAGTAGAAGAGTAGGAGTAAGATACAAGTACATATGGCACCTTTCCAAAAGAATTCTTCCCAGGTAAGGGTAACCAAGGAAATTAAAATATCCAAGACCACAGCCAATTGCATTCCAAATAAGAGTTGCGAGTTTTGTTTTTCTACTcttccattaattttttaatccagTAAATGTTTGTGTTTTCTTCCTCTCCAATTTCTGTTTTTATACTACCATGGCAGCAAAGGTCAGATTATCTCAGGCTATCTACCTGTATAACAACAGTTTTTCCAGCCAAGCTAAATATTCTCTATGctatgaaaacaataaaagcaGTTCTAGGTGAAACAAGTTTACCAAACATTATCAGGGTCATCATCTGAATCACACAAGTGAGGTTTTGCTCCAGTGTCACGGCTTAGATAGCAGCTGTTGTTTAAGGGTTTTCGCCATATTGCAATATACCCCTCCTTCTTAACAAGCTCCCAGCAAAGACGAGTGGTAAGATTAAGCATCTCTGAAAATATAGAAAGACATAACGTAGTTAAATACAGTTATATAACAACCTATCAATGGCATGAGGGCACAACATATCTAATAAACTAGTTCAACCAATATGTAGTCAAACATCATCCCGCCATTCTTTAGTAATTATATGCATTCATTACTTATGTAGTTTCAACCCTCCCACGACACATATTTCTGTTTGAGGTTGTTATGCTGTTTTTTTGGATTGGACAAAGTTCGTTATTCAAAAAAACTAGCCTGTCACATAaagaaatcaaaaattaaattaattcagtaCATTTAGATTACAGACACAGAACAGGAGGGGAAAACAAAACTCGTGTGGATTATCTGAAGGGAAACAAAAGAGGTCATCAAGAATGCAAaacctttgattttttaacatgcaATTTCAAAGTGAGAAACTAAATAGATACCTTCCCATTGTTCCTCTAGGACTTGTTCGTGCTTATAAACTGGTTGTGCTGCCCAAGCAAAGTATCCTCCTGCCCGAAGCATCCTATTGACCTCGAGGAGCAAAATTCCATCTTCATCATAatgtttgaaaataaagacTATCAGAATTCCAGAACGAAgatgaaaaatgcaaattttTTAAAGGTACAAAACCTTAAAAGCATGAGATGTGCATTAGCAACACAAACTCGTTAAGAAATACAATAACCTCACACAATATGTACACAATTGGCCTGGGGAGGAATAAAACAGCAAGGGAATGGGAGAACTTCACATAGTCAGAGGAGTGTAGAGCAAGTGCATATAAAACTgcagttgattttaaaattatgttggaAAGTTGTGGGTGGCATTTCAAACATGTTCAAGCTTGTTTGACAGCGTGGTTGCGGTTgctattcaaataaattttcgtgtcaaaatatatgccaatgatgttttatcattttttttaaaatcatttttgacatcagcacatcaaaatgattttaaaacactaaaaacatattaatttgaagtaaataaaaaaataaaaaattttcaaaatttttcaaaaaacttttgaaacgTAGATACAAACAATGCTTCTTCTCTTATTCTATGAGTTCATTGAAACAATTTTGTGACCAAAACTAGTCAAAACAGAAGCTATATACCATCCCGAGTCCAATTGATTCTGCATCTTGAACAATGTATCAATTCAAATGCTTGACTCGGATATGGAAGACGGTGAGTTGCAAATGCAGCCACCATTGCAGGTACACCACGCTCAAGAGcaaattgaatttgattctCGTGAACATCTTTGGGAGCAATAGACATAGTCATAACATTCCGTGATAGCAGATAGGCACCAAAACTTGCCACGCCACACCCAACATCTAGAACCACTCGAGTATGACGACCAAATGCAATGTCTGGAACCATCTACAAATAGAGCAATATCATAAACAACAGATGGGCAggatatgaatattatttccttcccaaaaaaaaaaaggataaaaaaattggcaTACCTCAGAAATC from Populus alba chromosome 8, ASM523922v2, whole genome shotgun sequence encodes the following:
- the LOC118052264 gene encoding probable methyltransferase PMT11, which gives rise to MKPLANTDLIKTPLILKITAFTLISITFFYLGKHWSNGGYQQLLFFSTPQNSISISPNNDRPFNITPLVSLNQSDQPLTDQATTISPPPDESPLPDPNRTSGIIDSDGKMSDDFEAGEFDPDIAENWGNGSEIESGSKDIRFRAERYELCPVSMREYIPCLDNVKAIQRLKSTEKGERFERHCPEKGNELNCLVPPPKGYRPPIPWPQSRDEVWYSNVPHSRLVEDKGGQNWISKAKDKFTFPGGGTQFIHGADKYLDQISEMVPDIAFGRHTRVVLDVGCGVASFGAYLLSRNVMTMSIAPKDVHENQIQFALERGVPAMVAAFATHRLPYPSQAFELIHCSRCRINWTRDDGILLLEVNRMLRAGGYFAWAAQPVYKHEQVLEEQWEEMLNLTTRLCWELVKKEGYIAIWRKPLNNSCYLSRDTGAKPHLCDSDDDPDNVWYVDLKACISRLPENGYGANVSMWPSRLHTPPDRLQSIQYESFIARKELLKAENKFWSETIAGYVRAWHWKKFKLRNVMDMKAGFGGFAAALIEQEFDCWVLNVVPVSGSNTLPVLYDRGLLGVMHDWCEPFDTYPRTYDLLHAAGLFSVERKRCNMSTIMLEMDRMLRPGGRAYIRDSLDVMDELQQIARVMGWEATVRDTSEGPHASYRILTCDKRLLRP
- the LOC118052265 gene encoding large ribosomal subunit protein eL33w, with amino-acid sequence MVKGRQGERVRLYVRGTILGYKRSKSNQYPNTSLIQIEGVNTKEEVAWYAGKRMAYIYKAKVKKQGSHYRCIWGKVTRPHGNSGVVRAKFKSNLPPKSMGTRVRVFMYPSNI